In Anthocerotibacter panamensis C109, the sequence CCAGTGAGCATATATGCTTACTTTCACCATGCTACCGAAGGAGCCTATTCCGGTAAAGTAGCTTCCAGTATTTCCTGACTTCAACCAGTAGCCTTTGACATGCATTCCAGCTTTATTAAACCATGGCCTGCCCCTCTGAGCAGGGTACCCGTGCGTGTTAGCAAAGAGGAGACGACACAGACAAAGACCATGGCACTTGTGACGCTAGACCTGCCGGATGACGTGTTTGCAGACCTCTGCCTCACCCCGGAGGAATTTGTGGAAGACCTGCGTTTAGCGGCGGCGATTTACTGGTATCAGCGCTCAGAGGTTTCCTTAAGACGGGCGGCACAGATCGCCGGGTTGGAGCGCACGGGCTTTCTTGAAGCCCTTGCCCGCCACAGGGTGGACGTATTTGATGTGGATGTGGCGCAACTGCGCCGGGAGTTGGAAGGAGGATAAAGGGTATATATGGGAGAAGGGGTCACGCAGGCTAGGATGCCCAAGATCAAGTCACTCTTTCAATGCTCCACCTGTGGAGCTGAGTCACCGCGTTGGCTCGGGCGCTGTACCGAGTGTGGGGAGTGGAATACGTTGGTCGAGCAGGTAGTCCATACCCAAACGACCACCACCCGCAAAAAAAGCCCCTCGCCCACAAGCCAACCCCTACGTGCCCAACCGATTCAAGCTATCACCCAAGAGGACTATGCCCGCCTCGACTCAGGCTATGGGGAGTTAAACCGCGTCTTGGGGGGCGGGGTGGTGCCCGGTTCGCTCGTGTTGATCGGGGGCGATCCGGGGATTGGCAAGAGTACGCTCTTGCTGCAAGTGGCCCAAAAACTCGCCCGTGACCACAAAATCCTCTACCTGTCTGGCGAAGAGTCGATGCAGCAGGTGAAAATGCGTGCCGACCGGCTCCAAGTCCAAAAAGAAGCGCTCTTTTTATTGTCAGAGACCGATCTAGAGGTGATTTTAGAAGAACTAGAGGCGCTCAAACCTACCTGTGCGGTCATCGACAGTATCCAATCGGTCTATCTGAGTGGGCTGACCTCGGCTCCCGGTTCGGTCTCGCAGGTGCGTGAGTGTACAGCGGCCTTGATGCGGATGGCGAAGCGCGAGGGGATCAGTCTTTTTATTGTCGGGCATGTCACTAAAGAAGGGGCAATCGCCGGACCCAAGGTGCTGGAGCATTTGGTGGATACGGTGTTGTACTTCGAGGGCGACCGTTTCCAGAGCTATCGCCTCCTGCGCTCGGTAAAAAACCGTTTTGGGGCGACCTATGAGATTGGCATTTTTGAGATGACGGGCGGAGGACTCAGCGAGGTGGAAAATCCTTCGCAGTTGTTTCTATCCAATGGGGAGGAGCGCAATTCGGGGACAGCGGTGACGGTGGCGTGTGAGGGGACGCGCCCCTTGGTGGTGGAGGTGCAGGCGTTGGTCAGCCCGACGAGCTATCCTTCCCCCCGCCGCACGGTGACAGGTCTGGAGTACAATCGCTTCTTGCAAATCTTAGCGGTACTGGAGAAACGCGTCGGGGTGCCGCTCTCGCGGCTCGATGCCTATGTCTCTTTGGTGGGCGGGCTCACGGTCAACGAACCGGCGGCGGACTTGGGGGTGGCGATTGCGATAGCGGCGAGTTTCCGCGACTTGATGGTGGACGCAGGGACCGTGGTGATCGGGGAAGTGGGCTTGGGGGGGCAAGTACGCCCGGTCCCACAGCTAGAAATTCGTCTCAAGGAAGCGGCTAAGTTGGGGTTCACCCGCGCGATTGTCCCTAAAGGAAACCTGCCGGAGGTCGCGGGGCTACAGTTGGTTCCGGTGGGTCGGGTGCTAGAGGCGTTGCTTGCTGCCTTGCCGGAAGCGGCGGGGGAGGAGACGCCCTAGAGGGCTTGCTGCCACTTCCGCTCAAATAGCCATGATCCCGGTCTGCCCTGTGCTGATCCGTAGCGCATCCTCCACGGGCAGAATAAAGACCTTACCGTCCCCAGAATGCCCCGTGTGGGCTAGGGTCTGGATGGCATCCATGACC encodes:
- a CDS encoding UPF0175 family protein, with translation MALVTLDLPDDVFADLCLTPEEFVEDLRLAAAIYWYQRSEVSLRRAAQIAGLERTGFLEALARHRVDVFDVDVAQLRRELEGG
- the radA gene encoding DNA repair protein RadA — protein: MPKIKSLFQCSTCGAESPRWLGRCTECGEWNTLVEQVVHTQTTTTRKKSPSPTSQPLRAQPIQAITQEDYARLDSGYGELNRVLGGGVVPGSLVLIGGDPGIGKSTLLLQVAQKLARDHKILYLSGEESMQQVKMRADRLQVQKEALFLLSETDLEVILEELEALKPTCAVIDSIQSVYLSGLTSAPGSVSQVRECTAALMRMAKREGISLFIVGHVTKEGAIAGPKVLEHLVDTVLYFEGDRFQSYRLLRSVKNRFGATYEIGIFEMTGGGLSEVENPSQLFLSNGEERNSGTAVTVACEGTRPLVVEVQALVSPTSYPSPRRTVTGLEYNRFLQILAVLEKRVGVPLSRLDAYVSLVGGLTVNEPAADLGVAIAIAASFRDLMVDAGTVVIGEVGLGGQVRPVPQLEIRLKEAAKLGFTRAIVPKGNLPEVAGLQLVPVGRVLEALLAALPEAAGEETP